AAGCCGACGAGACGGAGGGGTTCTGCGAGGCGGACACGGCCCCTCCGTCACGATGCTGCGCATCGCGCCACCTCCCCATCGCTTCGCGACAGGGAGGAGAGGTCGTGACGCTTGGCGCGGCGAGAGGTCGCGGGTAGAGAGCGGCCATGGAATTTCTCGCCTCTCCCGAATTCGCCAGCCAGGCGTCCGCCCTCGGCCAGGTCCTGCTGATGGACCTGGTGCTGGCCGGCGACAACGCCGTGGCCGTGGGCCTGGCTGCCGCCGCCCTGCCGCAGGACCAACGCAAGAAGGCGATCCTGATCGGCCTGGCCGCCGCGGTGGTGATGCGCATCGGATTCGCCCTGATCACCGTGCAGCTGCTGGCGTTGGTCGGTCTCCTGCTGGCCGGCGGGCTGTTGCTGCTGTGGGTGTGCTGGAAGATGTGGCGCGAACTGCAGGAGCAGCGCACCCACGACCAGGCGGAGGCCGAGAAGGAACTCGAGCTCGCCTTGAGCATCGAGCACGGCCAGGGTCCTTCGCCCGAGGAACTGGGCCTCAAGCGAAAGACCTTCGGCGCCGCCCTGCTCCAGATCATGGTGGCCGACATCACCATGTCGCTGGACAACGTCCTGGCCGTGGCCGGTGCGGCGCACGAGCATCCGTGGATCATGGTGTTCGGCCTGGTGCTGTCGATCGCGCTGATGGGCGTGGCGGCGACCTTTATCGCCAAGCTGCTGCATCGCTACCGCTGGATCGGCTACATCGGCCTGGTGGTGGTGCTGTATGTCGCGCTGCACATGATCTGGGACGGCGCGCGTCAGGTGGTGGTG
The genomic region above belongs to Brevundimonas sp. PAMC22021 and contains:
- a CDS encoding TerC family protein, producing the protein MEFLASPEFASQASALGQVLLMDLVLAGDNAVAVGLAAAALPQDQRKKAILIGLAAAVVMRIGFALITVQLLALVGLLLAGGLLLLWVCWKMWRELQEQRTHDQAEAEKELELALSIEHGQGPSPEELGLKRKTFGAALLQIMVADITMSLDNVLAVAGAAHEHPWIMVFGLVLSIALMGVAATFIAKLLHRYRWIGYIGLVVVLYVALHMIWDGARQVVVRTGNLEPFNASAPGFLEIDEDEAAHHLGQQRSEGSAVPGPAEPDPAAAQ